Genomic window (Candidatus Woesearchaeota archaeon):
GCCACACTACGACCAGCAGATACACAAGAAACACTTATCAAACGTGCTGATGACTACCTCTATAAAGCAAAAGAGAGGGGAAGGAACCAGTTTATTTCAAGCAAAAGAATTGAAGAATCAGTAAACTAAGAAACCACCACAATGAATCTTAAAGAATATCAAGCAAAACGCATCTTTGATCAGTATGATATCACCATACCGAGAGGAGTTCTTATACGAGAGGATGATGACGATGTTGATTTACAATTTATTCAAAGCGAAACATGCCTTGTAAAGGCACAGATACCGCTCGGCAAACGAAAAAAGCACGGGGGAATACTTGAATGTGAAAAAAATCACTGCGTAACCCTTGCAAAAGAACTTCTTCACAAAACCATTGAAGGACACCCTGTTAAAGAAGCACTCATTGAAGAAAAATGTCCAAACAACAAAGAATACTACGTAGCTCTTACCATTGATCCTCTCAGACGACAATACACACTCATACTCTCAGAACAAGGCGGTATTGATATTGAAGAACTAGCACAACAAAATCCACAAGCAATAGTACGAATTTCCCTTGACACCTTTTCCTATCAAAACATCCGCGATAATCACAAAAAACAACTAGAACACTATCCTCAAGAAATCTTTCTCATTATACGAAAGCTCTTTAATGTTATGCGAGATTGTGATGCAACACTCGTTGAAATCAACCCGCTTATCGATACAGGAGATGGACTTGTTGCGGCAGATGCTAAAATTGTCATTGATGACAACGCGCTTTACCGCCACAAACACCTTGCACAGTACAAATATGAAGGACTTAGCACAATAGAAAAACTCGCAGAATCCTCTGGCTTGCACTACGTAGATCTTCAAGGAGACATCGGAGTTATTGGTAATGGCGCAGGACTAGTCATGGCAACGATAGACATTCTCAAAGACAAAGGAG
Coding sequences:
- a CDS encoding succinate--CoA ligase subunit beta; this translates as MNLKEYQAKRIFDQYDITIPRGVLIREDDDDVDLQFIQSETCLVKAQIPLGKRKKHGGILECEKNHCVTLAKELLHKTIEGHPVKEALIEEKCPNNKEYYVALTIDPLRRQYTLILSEQGGIDIEELAQQNPQAIVRISLDTFSYQNIRDNHKKQLEHYPQEIFLIIRKLFNVMRDCDATLVEINPLIDTGDGLVAADAKIVIDDNALYRHKHLAQYKYEGLSTIEKLAESSGLHYVDLQGDIGVIGNGAGLVMATIDILKDKGGEPANFLDLRGGTGVETMEVALETLTKKSLKGIIINIFAGITHCDDIAQGIIQFKKHHELAIPIAVRMIGTKEQEGKEILEKHGIKAFRHMEDAIEMIVNQTR